A genomic window from Pseudoalteromonas piratica includes:
- a CDS encoding Crp/Fnr family transcriptional regulator translates to MFDYHFSKTLVDELLSYAGNSYTLKKGKLLAEQGKPLSKLILVRSGTISFSYDVGNGRRLLLGQLDCNNTLVGEVEALNDRPCIYSMTCQSEVTYNLIELKYWRELLQEKPELAMYTAKSIAEKFIENQQINLNKLLLPLSFNIAKDCLARYQDETVTMLKPYPKVSAEAERFATTERAYRRVVSDLVEQGLVQRTEQGLKPLDEDKLEEFIESFASR, encoded by the coding sequence ATGTTCGATTACCACTTTTCAAAAACTCTAGTTGATGAGTTACTGTCTTATGCTGGCAATAGCTACACCCTAAAAAAGGGAAAGTTACTGGCAGAGCAAGGCAAACCACTAAGTAAACTAATTTTAGTACGTAGTGGCACAATTTCATTTAGTTATGATGTAGGTAATGGCAGGCGTTTATTACTGGGTCAGTTAGACTGTAATAACACCCTTGTTGGGGAAGTTGAAGCACTTAACGACAGACCCTGTATCTATTCAATGACTTGCCAAAGCGAAGTAACGTACAACCTGATTGAGTTGAAATATTGGCGTGAGTTATTACAAGAAAAGCCAGAGCTGGCAATGTACACGGCTAAAAGCATTGCTGAAAAGTTTATTGAGAATCAGCAGATTAACTTAAACAAGTTGTTATTACCGCTTAGTTTCAACATTGCAAAAGACTGCTTAGCGCGCTACCAAGATGAAACCGTGACAATGTTAAAACCTTACCCAAAAGTAAGTGCCGAAGCAGAACGCTTTGCAACAACTGAGCGCGCTTATCGTCGCGTGGTAAGTGATTTGGTAGAACAAGGTTTAGTTCAGCGCACTGAGCAAGGCTTAAAGCCGCTAGATGAAGATAAACTTGAAGAGTTTATCGAAAGCTTTGCCAGCCGTTAA
- a CDS encoding YgjV family protein, with the protein MVWEYLGYFASALLVASLMMEDVAKLRWFNLAGCICFTLYGFAISAWPVAFTNGLLSLVNIYHLIKLAKKKSTTADAKADS; encoded by the coding sequence ATGGTTTGGGAATATTTAGGTTATTTTGCGTCAGCATTGCTTGTTGCTTCGTTAATGATGGAAGATGTCGCAAAACTTCGTTGGTTTAATCTAGCGGGATGTATCTGTTTTACGTTATACGGTTTTGCAATTTCAGCGTGGCCAGTTGCATTTACTAATGGCTTACTTTCACTGGTAAATATTTATCACTTAATTAAATTAGCAAAGAAGAAATCAACGACAGCTGATGCTAAAGCTGACAGCTAA
- a CDS encoding amidohydrolase → MTTKKQLKRAFIALTSLGLSAIAPSALADYTILHNANGYTLKKGTGTHQFSTLVIKDGKVVATGDKSIISTYSPAEKIDVQGKTLLPGLIDAHGHIIGLGKNQSQLDLRNSKSLKDALEAIAQYAKNTDGWVIGRGWNQENWPSKTFPSAKDLDAIVSDRPVALTRVDGHALWVNSKALEIAGITKDTKAPEGGEIIRLENGEPSGILIDNAEPLVYQHMPKIDKTEVNKRLDAAGEHLLSLGITSAHDAGIDDLTYQVYLERAAKNTLPIRIYAMLSATDSQLSKQLAAGKKFDNNDMLAIRSVKVYSDGALGSRGAALLEDYQDRIGHKGLMLMSNQELEDVFTQAFKAGFTVNTHAIGDKANRVVLDTYEKVYAKTGGKLLRNRMEHAQIVEPSDIKRFKQLAIIPSMQPVHATSDMHMAEDRLGKHRLTGAYAWQTFLKQGSRVAAGSDFPVELANAFHGLYAAVSRQDKHGAPKNGWLTEEKLTREQALRAFTLDAAYAAHQEFKIGSLEKGKWADFIIVDTNYFEAPLTYIYHTQVEQTWLAGKLKYQQK, encoded by the coding sequence ATGACAACAAAAAAACAACTAAAACGCGCATTCATCGCTCTTACCAGTTTAGGCTTAAGTGCAATTGCACCTAGTGCCCTTGCTGATTACACCATTTTACACAACGCAAACGGTTACACCTTGAAAAAGGGAACTGGCACCCACCAGTTTTCGACCTTAGTGATCAAAGACGGCAAAGTCGTTGCAACAGGTGATAAATCGATTATTTCAACCTACAGCCCAGCCGAAAAAATTGATGTGCAAGGCAAAACCTTACTACCAGGCCTTATAGACGCACACGGCCACATAATTGGTCTCGGTAAAAATCAAAGCCAGCTTGATTTGCGCAATAGCAAATCCCTTAAAGATGCACTTGAAGCAATTGCGCAATACGCAAAAAACACCGATGGCTGGGTGATAGGTCGTGGCTGGAACCAAGAAAATTGGCCGAGCAAAACATTTCCGAGCGCTAAAGATCTCGATGCTATTGTTAGCGACCGACCTGTAGCGCTTACACGTGTTGATGGTCATGCCCTTTGGGTCAATTCGAAAGCGCTTGAAATTGCAGGCATTACCAAAGACACCAAAGCACCTGAAGGCGGTGAGATTATTCGCCTCGAAAATGGTGAGCCATCAGGTATTTTAATTGATAATGCTGAGCCATTGGTTTATCAACATATGCCTAAGATTGATAAAACAGAGGTGAATAAGCGCTTAGATGCTGCCGGTGAGCATTTACTGAGCCTAGGTATTACCTCAGCTCATGATGCAGGTATTGATGACTTAACTTACCAAGTTTATTTAGAGCGCGCAGCTAAAAACACCTTACCAATTCGCATTTATGCCATGCTAAGCGCAACAGATAGCCAACTTAGCAAACAACTGGCAGCAGGCAAAAAGTTTGATAATAACGATATGCTGGCAATTCGCAGTGTTAAAGTGTATTCCGACGGCGCATTAGGCAGCCGAGGCGCCGCACTACTTGAAGACTATCAAGATCGAATTGGCCATAAAGGCTTAATGTTAATGTCTAATCAAGAGCTTGAAGATGTGTTTACGCAAGCATTTAAAGCAGGCTTTACCGTTAATACACATGCCATAGGTGATAAAGCCAACCGCGTAGTACTCGACACCTACGAAAAAGTCTACGCAAAAACTGGTGGTAAACTCCTTAGAAACCGTATGGAACATGCACAAATTGTTGAGCCAAGTGATATTAAACGCTTTAAGCAACTTGCGATTATTCCATCGATGCAACCAGTACATGCCACATCCGATATGCATATGGCGGAAGATAGATTAGGCAAACACCGTTTAACAGGCGCCTATGCATGGCAAACCTTTTTAAAACAAGGCTCACGCGTAGCGGCTGGCTCTGACTTTCCTGTTGAATTAGCCAATGCCTTTCACGGCCTGTATGCCGCCGTATCTCGCCAAGATAAACATGGCGCGCCAAAAAATGGTTGGCTTACAGAAGAAAAACTAACGCGTGAACAAGCGCTTCGTGCATTTACTTTAGATGCAGCCTATGCCGCCCACCAAGAGTTTAAAATTGGCAGCCTAGAAAAAGGTAAATGGGCTGATTTTATTATTGTTGATACTAACTATTTCGAAGCGCCACTGACTTATATTTACCACACACAAGTTGAACAAACCTGGCTTGCAGGTAAATTGAAATACCAACAAAAGTAA
- the pdsS gene encoding proteobacterial dedicated sortase system histidine kinase yields MRIGLRTKVVVLSSFLLLLPWLGHQYVAEMENFLRLGQEKNLVATSRALATALHDRPKLFDSQASFLDSVEKGRDLYAYNIVGPIQLDGKLQEWQPYLPLVWHYGDAYLTQDKNAHSDADISFKHMVGKYNNYLYAQFSVTDDDVVLRGKNTISLERNDHLKIAFTNAEGVVKTYLISTTQAGWVNAFDAETKIPFNQIQGYFRLTEQGYNIELRLPLSLLGNKLGFAILDKDQGEDELTEIATSNLSELQSLGSILVPSPEIEEIIKGMARAGSRVFVVDQHRRVLADAGNIKNADGGWGDTIKKRKSSRWEQFEEEYLHPIYYKILTRPATEFTDITRDVAALDGSHINAALDGHAKSTWRLTPDQKAVILSAAYPIWIDDKVMGAVIAEETTNGIREIRNKAFEKLFNVILAIMLIGTLSLFLFASIISTRIRRLRDAAEKAIDAQGRVTGKIEKQFSSDEIGDLSRSFANIVNRLGGYTHYLENMSSRLSHELRTPVAVVRSSLESLELQNTDEPSQKYIARAKEGVARLNKILTTMSEATRLEHAIENSQKELFDLSEVINGCLQGYTLAYPNKQFKLALSEETFKLNGVPEFIAQLLDKLISNAVDFAEPETAIEVNYTTQNNKAQFSIFNAGPALPSDMANHIFDSMVSVRESSKQKEPHLGLGLYMARLICEFHGASITANNKDGGVEFLVSFEH; encoded by the coding sequence ATGAGAATTGGTCTGCGTACTAAAGTTGTTGTTCTTTCTAGCTTTTTGCTATTACTGCCATGGCTTGGTCACCAATACGTGGCTGAAATGGAAAACTTTTTACGCTTAGGCCAAGAAAAGAACCTCGTTGCTACTAGTCGCGCTTTAGCAACAGCACTGCACGACAGACCTAAATTATTCGACAGCCAAGCAAGCTTTTTAGACTCAGTTGAAAAAGGCCGCGATCTCTACGCCTACAATATTGTGGGACCCATTCAGCTCGATGGTAAATTACAGGAATGGCAGCCCTATTTACCGCTCGTTTGGCATTATGGCGACGCCTATTTAACACAAGATAAGAATGCCCATAGCGATGCCGATATATCGTTTAAACATATGGTTGGTAAGTATAATAACTACTTGTATGCACAATTCAGTGTTACCGATGACGATGTGGTGCTGCGCGGTAAAAACACCATTAGTTTAGAGCGCAATGATCACTTAAAAATCGCCTTTACCAATGCCGAAGGGGTGGTGAAAACCTATTTAATATCAACCACGCAAGCTGGTTGGGTAAACGCGTTCGACGCTGAAACAAAAATCCCCTTTAACCAAATTCAGGGATACTTCCGTTTAACCGAGCAAGGCTACAATATCGAACTGCGCTTGCCGTTAAGCCTTCTTGGTAACAAATTAGGTTTTGCTATTTTAGATAAAGACCAAGGGGAAGACGAGTTAACCGAAATCGCCACGTCAAACCTCAGTGAGTTACAAAGCTTAGGCTCAATTTTAGTGCCTTCTCCTGAAATTGAAGAAATTATTAAAGGCATGGCACGCGCTGGTAGCCGTGTGTTTGTTGTCGACCAACACCGCCGTGTATTAGCCGATGCTGGCAACATTAAAAACGCCGATGGCGGCTGGGGTGATACCATTAAAAAGCGCAAATCATCGCGTTGGGAGCAGTTTGAAGAAGAGTACCTACATCCAATTTACTACAAGATTCTTACTCGCCCTGCGACAGAATTTACCGATATTACCCGTGATGTCGCAGCACTTGATGGCAGCCATATTAATGCTGCACTTGATGGGCATGCAAAATCAACATGGCGCTTAACACCCGATCAAAAAGCCGTCATTTTATCTGCCGCCTACCCAATTTGGATTGATGATAAAGTAATGGGTGCCGTAATTGCCGAAGAAACCACAAATGGCATTCGCGAAATCCGCAATAAAGCGTTTGAAAAGCTGTTTAATGTGATCTTGGCGATTATGCTGATTGGTACGTTGAGCTTATTCTTATTTGCTTCCATTATCTCAACACGTATCAGGCGTTTACGTGATGCTGCAGAAAAAGCCATTGATGCGCAAGGCCGTGTTACGGGTAAAATTGAAAAACAATTTTCCAGTGATGAAATTGGCGACCTGTCACGCAGCTTTGCCAATATAGTTAATCGCCTTGGTGGCTATACCCATTATTTAGAAAATATGAGCTCACGTTTATCGCACGAGTTGCGCACCCCTGTTGCTGTAGTACGCTCATCCCTTGAAAGCTTAGAATTACAAAACACCGATGAACCCAGCCAAAAATACATCGCACGAGCAAAAGAAGGGGTAGCGCGTTTAAACAAAATCCTCACAACCATGAGTGAGGCAACACGCCTAGAGCACGCCATAGAAAACAGCCAAAAAGAGTTATTTGATTTAAGCGAAGTAATAAACGGGTGTTTACAAGGCTACACCCTTGCCTACCCAAATAAACAGTTTAAGTTAGCCTTAAGTGAAGAAACATTTAAATTAAATGGTGTGCCTGAGTTTATTGCTCAGCTACTCGATAAGCTTATCAGCAATGCAGTTGATTTTGCTGAACCTGAAACCGCTATTGAAGTGAACTACACAACCCAAAATAACAAAGCGCAATTTAGTATTTTTAACGCAGGTCCAGCACTTCCGAGCGATATGGCAAATCATATATTTGACTCTATGGTGTCCGTGCGCGAATCGAGCAAGCAAAAAGAACCCCACTTAGGCCTTGGCCTGTATATGGCACGTTTAATCTGTGAGTTTCATGGTGCGAGCATAACAGCCAACAACAAAGATGGCGGCGTTGAATTTTTAGTTAGTTTTGAACATTAG
- the pdsR gene encoding proteobacterial dedicated sortase system response regulator, whose amino-acid sequence MKKIAIIEDQDAIRENYIDMLQGQGYLVKGYADRISAQDELLANLPDLAIIDIGLGDEIDGGFMLCQALRAKSQTLPIIFLTARDNEIDTVSGLRMGADDYLTKDISLAHLAARISAIFRRQLALNTPQQQAQLIERGELVIDPERMQVTWQGVTIDLTVTEYWLVHALAIRPGHVKQRNDLMNEAKIYVDDSTITSHIKRIRKKFLKVDDAFNHIDTVYGMGYRWEAK is encoded by the coding sequence ATGAAAAAAATCGCCATCATTGAAGACCAAGACGCTATTCGCGAAAACTATATTGATATGCTGCAAGGCCAAGGTTATTTAGTTAAAGGCTATGCTGATCGCATCAGCGCACAAGACGAGTTATTAGCTAACCTGCCCGATCTAGCGATTATTGATATTGGTTTAGGTGATGAGATAGATGGTGGTTTTATGTTATGCCAAGCATTACGTGCCAAAAGCCAAACCTTACCGATTATTTTCTTAACTGCCCGCGATAACGAAATCGATACCGTATCGGGTTTACGTATGGGTGCAGATGACTACTTAACAAAAGACATCAGCCTTGCTCATTTAGCTGCGCGTATTTCAGCAATTTTTCGTCGCCAACTGGCGCTCAATACCCCACAGCAGCAAGCACAGCTGATTGAACGCGGTGAGTTAGTAATTGATCCAGAGCGCATGCAAGTCACTTGGCAAGGCGTTACCATTGATTTAACCGTGACGGAATATTGGTTAGTGCATGCGTTGGCTATTCGTCCAGGTCATGTAAAACAACGTAATGACTTAATGAATGAAGCAAAAATTTACGTAGATGACAGCACCATCACCTCTCATATTAAGCGTATTCGTAAAAAGTTTTTAAAAGTTGATGACGCATTTAACCATATCGATACCGTGTATGGCATGGGTTATCGCTGGGAGGCAAAATAA
- the pdsO gene encoding sortase-associated OmpA-like protein PdsO, which yields MKKALLVSVIALALSNPAMATEKEFEKEPLIGFGAGATMGAIIGGPVGAVAGGIVGIFIGKIEGDKVDIKEQQAEISKQQQTIVALQHKTSDYQELVASKQQLESQLERIAQQRIDNLLAMSVQFRSGSAEIEPHFAEQLIELAEVMKQQPEIYLDLNGFADQRGDDENNLALSNKRADNVAAFLIKQGVDHNRLSTHGFGESQSIAKQNAEDSFESNVFDRRVTVHARMQEQSQTANNQY from the coding sequence ATGAAAAAAGCACTTTTAGTTTCAGTAATCGCATTAGCACTTAGCAACCCAGCAATGGCAACAGAAAAAGAATTTGAAAAAGAGCCATTAATTGGCTTTGGCGCTGGCGCAACCATGGGGGCAATTATCGGTGGTCCAGTTGGTGCGGTTGCTGGTGGTATTGTGGGGATTTTTATCGGCAAAATTGAAGGGGATAAAGTTGATATTAAAGAACAGCAAGCTGAAATCTCAAAACAGCAACAAACCATAGTTGCACTACAACATAAAACATCAGATTACCAAGAGTTAGTTGCGTCTAAGCAGCAGCTAGAATCTCAGCTTGAACGCATTGCACAGCAGCGTATCGATAACTTACTCGCAATGTCGGTGCAGTTCCGCTCGGGTTCTGCGGAAATTGAACCGCATTTTGCCGAGCAATTGATTGAACTTGCTGAAGTGATGAAACAGCAACCAGAAATTTACCTCGACCTAAACGGCTTTGCTGACCAACGCGGTGATGATGAAAACAATTTAGCACTCTCAAATAAACGTGCCGACAATGTAGCCGCATTCTTAATAAAACAAGGTGTTGACCATAACCGCTTAAGCACTCATGGCTTTGGTGAAAGTCAAAGTATTGCCAAACAAAATGCAGAAGACAGCTTTGAAAGTAATGTGTTTGACCGCCGCGTAACCGTGCATGCACGCATGCAAGAACAATCTCAAACCGCTAACAACCAATACTAG
- a CDS encoding VIT domain-containing protein yields the protein MLPKHTTGGEKEQQGKRKGAHLRLFINLAILFLAWLASAILFSAKVSAQGLILTNQAGQEVEQSVLKSTQLDIQVKGMLAFVELKQVYQNPALETLNGSYQFPLPENSAVFAMEMMLDNRKIIGEIKEKQQAEVIYKKAQQQGHKAALVKNQSANVFKTKVANIEPGQEVAVKLSFQFPLTYQDEVFSLRLPTVVAPRYFNNLDLDENDPNSHFQTRSQSSFQPNTLMAEEAPTLDFLPNTVLTSFNAKNKITINFDVNLGFELDSISSPSHMLSVVQTGNTQYQLIPAPQSLVANRDFDIKFVPLLNAQITTQVFHENINGESYYKVMMMPPKSDFVSHSLPRELVFVIDTSGSMAGTSIEQAKQALILALEKLGTDDLFNIVAFDHQVELFKSESVAATYSQLQAAKRFIAGLEADGGTEINSALAASFDGQFDETRVRQVVLLTDGAVADAESVKGLVKNRRADSKLFTVGIGSAPNSHLMRLLAKHGKGETLFISNLENIADEVALLSDKLSNPALQNIRVLNDLGLPLVDSLPTADLYFSSPLVAYFKLAQPAQAVQIAGDGVNGKFLKRVSLENAIDAKGIARAYAKEHINTLDLIQDKAEITKLGIRHGLLTPYTAFIAVEEYFGDVANKSFEAPNMLPQGSAMPQTSGNNDRLFWLGILLLVGGFLLALWGQKEDAEK from the coding sequence ATGTTACCAAAACACACAACAGGAGGTGAAAAAGAACAACAAGGTAAACGAAAAGGCGCGCATCTGCGCCTTTTCATCAACCTTGCCATTCTTTTTTTAGCGTGGCTTGCCTCGGCCATTTTGTTCAGTGCGAAAGTGTCGGCGCAAGGGCTTATTTTAACTAATCAGGCGGGGCAAGAAGTTGAGCAAAGTGTGCTTAAATCGACCCAGCTTGATATTCAAGTAAAAGGCATGCTGGCATTTGTTGAATTAAAACAGGTCTATCAAAATCCAGCATTAGAAACGCTCAATGGTAGTTACCAGTTTCCACTGCCTGAAAATAGCGCGGTATTTGCCATGGAAATGATGCTTGATAACCGCAAAATTATTGGTGAAATTAAAGAAAAACAGCAGGCTGAGGTGATTTATAAAAAAGCCCAGCAACAAGGCCATAAAGCCGCATTAGTTAAAAACCAAAGCGCCAATGTATTTAAAACCAAGGTGGCTAATATTGAGCCAGGGCAAGAAGTTGCTGTTAAGCTGAGTTTTCAATTTCCATTAACCTATCAAGATGAAGTGTTTAGCTTGCGCTTACCGACAGTGGTTGCACCACGCTATTTTAATAACCTTGATCTTGATGAAAATGACCCGAATAGCCATTTTCAAACGCGTTCGCAAAGCAGTTTTCAACCTAATACATTAATGGCTGAGGAGGCGCCAACTCTCGATTTTTTGCCAAACACTGTGTTAACCAGTTTCAATGCAAAAAACAAGATTACTATCAATTTTGATGTGAACTTAGGCTTTGAACTCGATAGCATTTCCAGCCCAAGTCATATGTTGTCGGTAGTGCAAACCGGAAATACACAGTATCAACTGATTCCTGCGCCACAAAGCTTAGTGGCAAATCGCGACTTTGATATTAAATTTGTGCCCCTTTTAAATGCGCAAATTACCACGCAAGTGTTCCATGAAAATATTAATGGTGAGTCATATTACAAAGTGATGATGATGCCGCCTAAATCGGATTTTGTATCGCACAGTTTACCCCGTGAATTAGTGTTTGTGATTGATACCTCAGGGTCGATGGCGGGCACATCAATAGAACAAGCAAAACAGGCGCTGATTTTAGCGTTGGAAAAACTCGGTACAGATGACTTGTTTAATATTGTGGCATTTGATCATCAAGTAGAACTGTTTAAATCAGAAAGCGTCGCTGCAACCTACTCGCAATTGCAAGCGGCAAAACGCTTTATTGCAGGGCTGGAAGCTGACGGTGGCACCGAAATAAATAGCGCATTAGCAGCCAGTTTTGATGGTCAATTTGATGAAACACGCGTGCGCCAAGTGGTGTTATTAACCGATGGCGCAGTAGCCGATGCCGAATCTGTTAAGGGCTTAGTAAAAAATCGCCGAGCCGATAGCAAGCTTTTTACCGTGGGGATTGGCAGTGCTCCCAATAGCCATTTAATGCGCTTATTAGCCAAGCATGGCAAAGGTGAAACCTTGTTTATTAGTAACCTTGAAAATATCGCTGATGAAGTGGCTTTGTTAAGTGACAAGCTGAGCAATCCGGCACTTCAGAATATTCGCGTGTTAAATGATTTGGGTTTACCACTTGTTGATAGCTTACCCACGGCAGATCTTTATTTTTCATCGCCGCTGGTGGCGTATTTTAAATTAGCACAACCGGCTCAAGCGGTGCAGATCGCAGGTGACGGTGTAAATGGTAAGTTCTTAAAACGGGTTTCGCTTGAAAATGCGATTGATGCAAAAGGCATCGCTCGCGCTTACGCCAAAGAACATATAAACACGTTAGATTTAATACAAGATAAAGCTGAAATAACCAAGCTTGGTATTCGTCATGGATTATTAACACCATACACTGCCTTTATCGCGGTAGAAGAATACTTTGGTGATGTTGCCAATAAATCTTTCGAAGCGCCAAATATGCTGCCGCAAGGAAGTGCGATGCCTCAAACATCAGGCAATAACGACCGTTTATTTTGGTTAGGTATTTTATTGCTAGTTGGCGGTTTTTTATTAGCCCTTTGGGGGCAAAAAGAGGACGCTGAAAAATGA
- a CDS encoding sortase domain-containing protein — MKSRRKLLRLLAFCIVILGLVLVFKSSYVYGKAQLAQFLLRQAWQENKTDANRQQKAWYYADGYPVGELFVESRDISQIVLNEASNRNLAFAPGIWHHPSNNILVAAHNDTHFSFVKELKLGEQISYQAQGKAQQHFKVINKMYVDYRDSNWLLGLNGYLVLITCERRSRLDLVPEGRVVVVAERV, encoded by the coding sequence ATGAAGAGTAGGCGTAAATTATTACGCCTTTTGGCGTTTTGTATTGTGATATTAGGTTTAGTCTTAGTGTTTAAATCAAGCTATGTCTATGGCAAAGCGCAACTTGCTCAGTTTTTATTGCGGCAAGCGTGGCAAGAAAATAAAACGGATGCCAATCGCCAGCAAAAAGCATGGTACTACGCCGATGGTTATCCGGTTGGTGAACTTTTTGTTGAAAGCAGAGATATTTCGCAAATTGTGCTTAATGAGGCAAGTAACCGCAACCTCGCATTTGCCCCTGGGATTTGGCATCACCCAAGCAATAACATTTTAGTTGCCGCACACAACGACACTCACTTTAGCTTTGTTAAAGAGTTAAAGCTCGGCGAGCAAATTAGCTACCAAGCACAGGGTAAAGCGCAGCAACACTTTAAAGTAATTAATAAAATGTATGTGGATTACCGAGATTCTAATTGGTTGTTAGGATTAAATGGGTATTTAGTACTGATCACTTGCGAGCGACGCAGTCGTTTGGATTTAGTGCCAGAGGGAAGGGTGGTGGTAGTGGCAGAGCGCGTTTAG
- a CDS encoding alpha/beta hydrolase family protein: protein MKEFIFFFSISIIAFSSCASTLIEHGRVVNERNCFSWVFSDYDLWRNQMEKKFKKKSKLEITVNRKLAWFDSNFGKEKYEQFKRDLDCSTFDYEVDSILVKGYVIKPKQAKKDLPVLVYNRGGNGNYGRVVFGSMMQNLFPIANEGFIIIGSQYRGTLTQSDTLDEFGGKDIEDVAALFDFIPSIKGADFNRVGMYGASRGGMQTHLVAKQVNNLKAIATIAGSTDLTKGLTYRPAMEKVYKKRIPNYQTNKQIELDKRSVLKWVDKLSSDIPILLLHGTNDKRVSVKHSKDFANALAKHNVPHKLILYANDNHGLVKNKAAANKEIVRWFKQHL from the coding sequence ATGAAAGAATTCATTTTTTTCTTCTCAATCTCGATTATTGCTTTTTCTTCTTGTGCATCTACTCTGATTGAGCATGGAAGAGTAGTTAATGAAAGAAATTGTTTTAGTTGGGTATTCTCAGATTACGACTTATGGCGTAATCAAATGGAAAAGAAGTTTAAGAAAAAATCAAAATTAGAAATTACCGTTAACAGAAAACTAGCATGGTTTGACTCTAATTTTGGAAAAGAAAAATATGAACAATTCAAACGAGACTTAGATTGCAGCACTTTTGACTATGAAGTTGACTCGATTCTTGTGAAAGGTTATGTGATTAAGCCTAAGCAAGCAAAAAAAGATTTACCTGTTCTTGTCTACAACCGTGGTGGAAATGGCAATTACGGAAGAGTTGTCTTCGGTTCGATGATGCAAAATTTATTTCCTATTGCCAATGAAGGTTTCATTATCATTGGCAGTCAATATAGAGGCACGCTTACGCAATCAGACACGTTAGATGAGTTTGGTGGAAAGGATATCGAAGACGTTGCAGCTTTATTCGATTTTATCCCCTCAATAAAAGGGGCCGATTTCAATAGAGTTGGAATGTATGGAGCAAGTCGAGGTGGCATGCAGACTCATTTAGTTGCTAAACAAGTTAACAATCTCAAAGCTATCGCAACTATTGCAGGAAGCACAGACTTAACGAAAGGTTTAACGTATCGACCAGCGATGGAGAAAGTGTATAAAAAACGAATTCCCAATTACCAAACTAATAAGCAAATAGAACTGGATAAAAGGTCGGTATTAAAATGGGTTGATAAACTTTCTTCTGATATTCCAATTCTGCTTCTTCATGGGACAAATGATAAGCGGGTATCTGTGAAGCATTCTAAAGACTTTGCTAATGCACTTGCTAAACATAATGTTCCTCACAAGCTAATTTTGTATGCTAACGACAATCATGGACTTGTAAAAAATAAAGCGGCAGCCAATAAAGAGATTGTTCGATGGTTTAAACAGCATTTGTGA
- a CDS encoding DMT family transporter — MPASLCLLIATFLWGSSFIALKYAIDLYHPAVVIFLRMLTTFTLCLMLWRYVKKFNYQQGDWKYLLGMSLAEPCLYFLFEGYALEYTSASQAGVIVSCFPLIVAILAFFMLKEYLSKSIITGFVFCIVGGIALTLVSPDTSAAPNPILGNFLEFLAMVCAAIYAVCVKHLAHRYSPLSLIALQGISGTLFFAPFLFFVELPSEMSIEGIAAIIYLGSFVTLGGYGMYNYAISKVSVLTAAAFSNLIPVFTLLLASLLLHEFLTWQQWLAIGCVFIGVVIAQRHKPKPQEDTEPQMDTMPVEVGNK; from the coding sequence ATGCCCGCTAGTTTATGTTTGCTTATCGCCACTTTTTTGTGGGGAAGCTCGTTTATTGCCTTAAAGTACGCCATTGATTTGTACCACCCTGCGGTAGTCATTTTTTTACGCATGCTCACTACATTCACTTTGTGCTTAATGCTTTGGCGCTATGTGAAAAAGTTTAATTACCAACAAGGTGATTGGAAGTACCTACTCGGCATGTCACTTGCCGAACCCTGTTTGTACTTTTTATTTGAAGGCTACGCCTTAGAATATACCTCTGCGAGCCAAGCTGGTGTCATTGTGAGTTGCTTTCCACTTATCGTAGCGATTTTGGCGTTCTTTATGCTGAAAGAGTATTTATCTAAATCCATCATAACCGGATTTGTTTTTTGTATTGTCGGGGGCATTGCGCTTACCCTTGTATCGCCCGATACCAGCGCCGCCCCCAACCCAATTTTAGGTAACTTTTTAGAGTTTTTAGCCATGGTATGCGCCGCTATTTATGCGGTGTGCGTAAAACATTTGGCTCATCGTTACTCGCCACTTAGTTTAATCGCTTTGCAAGGCATTAGCGGCACCTTATTCTTTGCGCCCTTTTTGTTTTTTGTTGAATTACCAAGTGAAATGTCGATTGAAGGCATCGCTGCCATTATCTATTTAGGCTCGTTTGTAACCTTGGGTGGCTACGGTATGTATAACTATGCCATTTCAAAAGTATCGGTATTAACTGCAGCGGCATTTTCAAACCTTATTCCCGTATTCACCTTGTTACTTGCGTCATTACTTCTTCATGAGTTCTTAACGTGGCAACAGTGGCTCGCCATTGGCTGTGTATTTATTGGCGTAGTTATTGCCCAGCGCCATAAGCCAAAACCACAAGAGGATACAGAACCACAAATGGATACCATGCCAGTAGAGGTTGGTAACAAGTAG